The genomic DNA CACTGGATAAACCACCAACAGGCGGACCAACAAAAGATGAAGTACTCGCAATAGCAATGCATAAGCTGGATCTGAAACCGGCAGATATTTTTGCTGATATCGGGTGTGGAACCGGGAAGGTCACCCTGACCGCTGCACCTCTGGTTTCTCATGTCCATGCCATGGATATCAGAGAGGAAGCATACCGGTGGACCTGTGAGGAACTGCGGAAGAGTGGTTTTGCCAATGTAACGCCGCACTTTGGCAATGCCGTTTCTATTCTTTCCTCTCTGGATAACATAGACAAAGCCTTCGTTGGTGGATCGAAGAATCTTTCAGATATCATCACCCAGC from Methanospirillum hungatei JF-1 includes the following:
- a CDS encoding bifunctional cobalt-precorrin-7 (C(5))-methyltransferase/cobalt-precorrin-6B (C(15))-methyltransferase, giving the protein MIHCPLDKPPTGGPTKDEVLAIAMHKLDLKPADIFADIGCGTGKVTLTAAPLVSHVHAMDIREEAYRWTCEELRKSGFANVTPHFGNAVSILSSLDNIDKAFVGGSKNLSDIITQLAHLTVKTIVITAVLLETLNIAISTLQEYDMFHEVTLVQVSKSMPLAGGFMLKPLDPVFIITGGCS